Proteins found in one Streptomyces sp. NBC_00461 genomic segment:
- a CDS encoding phosphomannomutase/phosphoglucomutase, with the protein MAADLSQIVKAYDVRGVVPDQWDEPLAELFGAAFVRVTGADAIVTGHDMRPSSPGLSRAFARGAAAQGADVTEIGLCSTDQLYYASGAFGLPGAMFTASHNPAQYNGIKMCRAGAAPVGQDTGLAEIRELAEQWTESGAPQPAAESGTITQRDTLSDYAAHLRSLVDLASIRPLKVVVDAGNGMGGHTVPTVFAGLPLTVVPMYFELDGTFPNHEANPLDPANIVDLQQRVREEGADLGIAFDGDADRCFVVDEHGDPVSPSAITALVAARELARNGGKGVIIHNLITSWSVPEVVKEHGGTPVRTRVGHSFIKAEMAEEGAIFGGEHSAHYYFKDFWNADTGMLAALHVLAALGGQAGPLSALTAEYDRYVGSGEINSTVADQTDRLAAIRSAYGAREDVTLDELDGLTVTSTDWWFNVRPSNTEPLLRLNAEARDVETMAKVRDEALAIIRA; encoded by the coding sequence GTGGCTGCTGATCTGTCGCAGATCGTGAAGGCGTACGACGTACGCGGGGTGGTCCCGGACCAGTGGGACGAGCCGCTGGCCGAACTCTTCGGGGCGGCCTTCGTCCGGGTGACCGGGGCGGACGCGATCGTGACCGGCCACGACATGCGGCCCTCGTCGCCCGGCCTGTCGCGTGCCTTCGCGCGCGGGGCGGCCGCACAGGGCGCCGACGTGACCGAGATCGGCCTGTGCTCGACGGACCAGCTGTACTACGCCTCGGGTGCCTTCGGCCTCCCGGGCGCGATGTTCACGGCCTCGCACAACCCGGCCCAGTACAACGGCATCAAGATGTGCCGCGCCGGCGCGGCGCCGGTCGGTCAGGACACGGGCCTGGCCGAGATCCGCGAACTGGCCGAGCAGTGGACGGAGTCGGGCGCTCCGCAGCCGGCCGCCGAGTCGGGAACGATCACGCAGCGTGACACGTTGTCGGACTACGCGGCCCACCTCCGCTCCCTCGTCGACCTGGCCTCCATCCGCCCCCTGAAGGTCGTGGTCGACGCGGGCAACGGCATGGGCGGCCACACGGTCCCCACGGTCTTCGCGGGCCTGCCCCTGACCGTCGTCCCCATGTACTTCGAACTCGACGGCACCTTCCCGAACCACGAGGCCAACCCGCTGGACCCGGCGAACATCGTCGACCTGCAGCAGCGCGTCCGCGAGGAGGGCGCCGACCTCGGCATCGCCTTCGACGGCGACGCGGACCGCTGCTTCGTGGTCGACGAGCACGGCGACCCGGTGTCCCCGTCCGCGATCACGGCGCTGGTGGCCGCACGCGAGCTCGCGAGGAACGGCGGCAAGGGCGTGATCATCCACAACCTGATCACGTCCTGGTCGGTCCCGGAGGTGGTGAAGGAGCACGGCGGCACCCCGGTCCGCACCCGCGTCGGCCACTCCTTCATCAAGGCCGAAATGGCCGAGGAGGGCGCGATCTTCGGCGGCGAGCACTCCGCCCACTACTACTTCAAGGACTTCTGGAACGCGGATACGGGCATGCTGGCCGCCCTGCACGTCCTCGCGGCCCTCGGCGGCCAGGCCGGCCCTCTCTCCGCCCTCACCGCCGAGTACGACCGCTACGTGGGCTCCGGAGAGATCAACTCCACGGTCGCCGACCAGACCGACCGCCTGGCAGCCATCAGGTCGGCGTACGGCGCCCGCGAGGACGTCACCCTCGACGAACTCGACGGCCTGACGGTCACCTCCACCGACTGGTGGTTCAACGTCCGCCCCTCCAACACGGAGCCGCTGCTGCGCCTGAACGCGGAGGCGAGGGACGTGGAGACGATGGCAAAGGTCCGGGACGAGGCCTTGGCGATCATCCGAGCCTGA
- a CDS encoding L-lactate permease: MYVQELEPVAGSLGLSALVAALPLLIVLILLGGVRMTAHLAGLTGLAAAVLVAWLAYDMPLDQTLSSAVQGAVFGLFPILWIVVNALWVYRMTVRTRHFDILRRSFGRLSDDPRIQALVVAFCFGALLEALAGFGAPVAICSVMLVALGFDPVRAAVVALVANTAPVAFGAMGTPVVTLAQVTGLPLDSVASVVGRQTPLLALVVPLVLVWLLDGRRGLRETWVPALVCGVAFAVVQFAASNYVSAQLADIGASLAGAGALVAVPHARVPATESVRASVLTGARSEELDEQDPRREVLRAYAPYALIVVIFSVAQIPAVKDWLAGTTQTYDWPFLDVAGPDGKPVGGNVFTWPVVSTGGTLVLLAGVCTAVVLGVHARVAVREWAATVHELRFAVLTVTSVLALAYVMNLSGQAGTIGHFVAAAGAGLAFLSPVLGWFGVAVSGSDTSANALFGALQVTAARESGLSPELLAAANSSGGVLGKMISPQNLTIACAAVGLAGREGDLLRKVLPWSLGLLLVMCLIVVAQSSPVLGWMLP, encoded by the coding sequence GTGTACGTCCAGGAACTGGAACCCGTCGCCGGCTCGCTCGGCCTGTCCGCCCTCGTCGCGGCCCTGCCCCTGCTGATCGTCCTGATCCTGCTCGGCGGGGTGCGCATGACGGCGCACCTGGCGGGCCTGACGGGGCTTGCGGCGGCCGTTCTGGTCGCCTGGCTCGCCTATGACATGCCGCTCGACCAGACGCTCTCCAGCGCCGTCCAAGGAGCCGTCTTCGGCCTCTTCCCCATCCTGTGGATCGTCGTCAACGCCCTGTGGGTGTACCGGATGACCGTCCGTACCCGGCACTTCGACATCCTGCGCCGCTCCTTCGGGCGCCTCTCCGACGACCCGCGCATCCAGGCGCTCGTCGTCGCGTTCTGCTTCGGCGCGCTTCTGGAAGCCCTCGCCGGATTCGGTGCGCCGGTCGCGATCTGCTCGGTCATGCTCGTCGCCCTGGGCTTCGACCCGGTGCGTGCCGCGGTCGTGGCGCTCGTCGCCAACACCGCGCCGGTCGCGTTCGGTGCGATGGGCACGCCGGTCGTGACGCTCGCGCAGGTGACGGGACTGCCGCTGGATTCTGTGGCCTCCGTGGTGGGACGTCAAACTCCGTTGCTGGCACTGGTGGTTCCGCTCGTCCTGGTCTGGCTGCTGGACGGACGGCGCGGTCTGCGCGAGACCTGGGTGCCCGCCCTGGTGTGCGGAGTCGCCTTCGCCGTGGTCCAGTTCGCCGCCTCCAACTACGTCTCCGCGCAACTCGCCGACATCGGAGCGTCCTTGGCGGGCGCGGGCGCCCTGGTCGCCGTACCGCACGCACGCGTGCCCGCCACCGAGTCCGTACGCGCGTCCGTGCTGACCGGCGCGCGCAGCGAGGAGTTGGACGAACAGGACCCGCGGCGCGAGGTCCTGCGCGCGTACGCCCCGTACGCGCTGATCGTCGTGATCTTCTCCGTCGCGCAGATCCCGGCGGTCAAGGACTGGCTGGCCGGGACGACGCAGACGTACGACTGGCCGTTCCTGGACGTCGCCGGGCCGGACGGGAAGCCGGTCGGCGGCAATGTCTTCACGTGGCCCGTCGTGTCGACGGGCGGCACGCTCGTACTGCTCGCCGGGGTGTGCACGGCGGTCGTCCTCGGCGTGCACGCGCGCGTGGCGGTCAGGGAATGGGCCGCGACCGTCCACGAGTTGAGGTTCGCGGTCCTGACCGTGACGTCCGTACTGGCGCTGGCGTACGTCATGAACCTCTCCGGACAGGCGGGCACGATCGGCCACTTCGTGGCGGCGGCGGGGGCCGGACTCGCCTTTCTGTCACCGGTGCTGGGCTGGTTCGGAGTCGCGGTGTCCGGTTCGGACACGTCGGCCAACGCGCTGTTCGGGGCGCTGCAGGTGACCGCCGCCCGCGAGTCCGGCCTGTCGCCCGAACTCCTGGCCGCCGCCAACAGTTCGGGCGGCGTCCTCGGCAAGATGATCTCGCCGCAGAACCTCACGATCGCGTGCGCGGCCGTGGGTCTCGCGGGCCGCGAGGGCGATCTGCTGCGCAAGGTGCTGCCCTGGAGCCTCGGCCTGCTGCTGGTGATGTGCCTGATCGTGGTGGCCCAGAGCTCGCCGGTCCTCGGCTGGATGCTGCCCTGA